The following are encoded in a window of Thunnus albacares chromosome 9, fThuAlb1.1, whole genome shotgun sequence genomic DNA:
- the ctns gene encoding cystinosin, whose translation MADLGLTKTWLPAHLLLLWMLINLSESRVYLFAPDAVMLEEYSKANITITSSSPVNQSTVIQLNVTYSSKWNYSSVITVPEQVLLPAEATSVSFSVTGNDVGQVTTYLLSNNTDLNSLSVRIRFMVVHSNILSVLGEVIGWIYFLAWSVSFYPQALENWRRKSVVGLNFDFLALNLTGFIAYSVFNIGLFWVPDIKEEFLKRNPNGINPVNANDVFFSLHALLLCLVYISQAAAYERGGQKVSWTALFFLLIGWTFALVSLFLAVAKQISWLDYLYYFSYIKLAVTLIKYVPQAYMNYRRQSTEGWSIGNVLLDFTGGTLSILQMILQSYNNDEWRLIFGDPTKFGLGLFSVVFDILFISQHYCIYRRPPQYEPVTEQQKD comes from the exons ATGGCGGATCTGGGCTTGACAAAAACATGGCTACCTGCTCATCTGCTACTGCTGTGGATGCTGATCAACTTATctg AGTCCAGAGTGTATTTGTTTGCTCCTGATGCTGTCATGCTTGAGGAATACTCTAAAGCCAACATTACCATCACTTCCAG CTCCCCTGTCAACCAGTCAACTGTGATTCAGTTAAATGTAACCTACAGCTCCAAGTGGAACTACTCATCTGTCATCACAGTGCCAGAGCAG GTGTTGCTGCCAGCGGAGGCAACCTCAGTCAGTTTCAGTGTGACAGGCAATGATGTTGGTCAGGTGACCACATACCTGCTTAGCAACAACACAGACCTTAACAG TTTGTCCGTCAGGATCCGCTTTATGGTTGTCCATAGCAACATCCTGTCAGTACTCGGTGAGGTGATTGGCTGGATTTACTTTCTGGCCTGGTCGGTGTCCTTCTATCCACAAGCCTTGGAAAactggaggaggaaaag TGTTGTAGGTCTCAACTTTGACTTCCTGGCTCTCAACCTAACTGGCTTCATCGCTTATAGTGTCTTCAATATAGGGTTGTTCTGGGTGCCAGATATAAAG GAGGAGTTTCTGAAGAGGAACCCTAATGGAATTAACCCTGTAAACGCTAACGATGTGTTCTTCAGTCTCCATGCTTTACTGCTCTGTTTGGTCTACATCAGCCAGGCTGCTGCATATGAG AGAGGCGGTCAGAAGGTCTCCTGGACGGCCCTGTTCTTCTTGCTGATTGGCTGGACATTTGCCTTAGTCAGCTTATTTCTTGCTGTAGCCAAACAGATCAGCTGGTTGGATTACCTCTACTATTTCTCCTACATTAAACTAGCAGTCACTCTGATCAAATATGTGCCGCAG GCATACATGAACTACAGAAGACAGAGCACTGAGGGGTGGAGTATTGGCAACGTGTTGCTGGACTTCACTGGTGGAACCCTTAGTATTCTACAGATGATCCTACAGTCTTACAACAATG ACGAGTGGAGGCTGATATTTGGTGATCCGACAAAGTTTGGTCTTGGTCTGTTCTCTGTGGTGTTTGACATCCTCTTCATTAGTCAGCACTACTGTATCTACAGACGGCCACCACAGTACGAACCTGTTACAGAGCAACAAAAAGACTGA